A single window of Flavobacterium sp. 140616W15 DNA harbors:
- a CDS encoding N-acetylmuramoyl-L-alanine amidase: protein MKTNIKISGILSAIVLFCLFAFKPFEEKKVIVIDAGHGGHDFGVNMHGFQEKNISEAIAKKIKEFNKDSNLEIVLLRDGDHFMELSERVSIINNHNPDLVISLHVNASKNADTNGVEAYIASKKDFYKKSKETAEKIVNEISGENLLKRSIGEAPFYILKNTNCPALVLEMGFLSNNNDREYLISENGQNEIATKILESVK from the coding sequence ATGAAAACCAACATCAAAATTTCTGGAATTCTTAGTGCAATAGTATTATTTTGTCTTTTTGCATTTAAGCCATTTGAAGAGAAAAAAGTAATTGTAATTGACGCTGGTCACGGTGGTCATGATTTTGGAGTAAACATGCACGGTTTTCAGGAAAAAAACATTTCTGAAGCGATTGCTAAGAAAATCAAAGAATTTAATAAAGATAGTAATCTAGAAATTGTATTGCTTCGTGATGGAGATCATTTTATGGAATTGAGCGAAAGAGTTTCAATAATAAATAATCATAATCCTGATTTGGTAATTTCATTACATGTTAATGCTTCAAAAAATGCCGATACAAATGGAGTTGAAGCCTATATTGCATCAAAGAAAGATTTTTATAAAAAATCGAAAGAAACTGCTGAGAAGATAGTTAATGAGATTTCAGGAGAAAACCTTTTAAAAAGAAGCATAGGAGAAGCACCTTTTTATATTTTGAAAAATACCAATTGCCCAGCATTAGTATTAGAAATGGGATTTTTATCGAATAACAATGATAGAGAGTACCTTATTAGTGAGAATGGACAAAATGAAATTGCAACTAAAATTTTAGAGTCAGTAAAATAA
- a CDS encoding helix-turn-helix domain-containing protein, protein MERKVKYDYAFKLECVRLVIEKGYSSEAVSNEKSISESNIRRWVSFYRAYGTIGLLPRKNRVYSIDFKQKVLLSIDKDLLSLREARLKFNIPSDSIIIRWKRDFANFGLEGLSSKPKGRPRSMNFKRKQRKTDKPLTREEELLKELEYLRAENEILKKFNALVQAEQANQNKRLKP, encoded by the coding sequence ATGGAAAGAAAAGTCAAGTATGATTACGCATTCAAACTTGAATGTGTAAGGTTAGTTATCGAGAAAGGATACTCCAGTGAAGCGGTATCTAATGAAAAGAGTATTAGTGAGTCAAATATTCGTAGATGGGTTAGCTTTTACAGAGCATATGGAACAATCGGATTGTTACCACGGAAGAATCGTGTCTATTCCATTGATTTTAAACAAAAAGTATTACTATCAATAGATAAGGATTTATTATCACTAAGGGAAGCTCGTTTAAAATTTAACATTCCCTCAGACTCAATTATTATCAGATGGAAAAGAGATTTTGCTAACTTTGGTTTAGAGGGATTATCATCTAAACCTAAAGGAAGACCCAGATCTATGAATTTTAAGAGAAAACAGAGAAAAACAGACAAACCCTTAACTAGGGAAGAAGAACTTTTAAAGGAACTGGAGTATTTACGAGCTGAGAACGAAATTTTAAAAAAGTTCAACGCCTTAGTTCAAGCCGAACAAGCCAATCAAAACAAAAGGCTCAAACCATAA
- the dusB gene encoding tRNA dihydrouridine synthase DusB gives MVKIGNIELPEFPLLLAPMEDVSDPPFRRLCKAHGADLMYSEFISSEGLIRDAIKSRMKLDIFDYERPVGIQIFGGDEEAMAMSSKIVTTVNPDLIDINFGCPVKKVVCKGAGAGVLKDVDLMVRLTKAVIDSTNLPVTVKTRLGWDDNSINIDEVAERLQDIGVQALTIHARTRAQMYKGHSDWSHIARVKNNPRITMPIFGNGDIDSPEKALKFKNEYGIDGIMIGRAAIGYPWIFNEIKHFFETGEHLPAPTVGDRVEAARNHLTWSMEWKGERLGIVEMRRHYTNYFKGIHSFKEYKQKLVTIDDPQELFNVMNEIQDVYSGYEFV, from the coding sequence ATGGTCAAGATTGGCAACATAGAATTACCTGAATTTCCTTTACTACTCGCTCCTATGGAAGATGTGAGTGATCCACCGTTCCGTAGATTGTGTAAAGCACATGGAGCAGATTTAATGTATTCGGAATTTATTTCTTCGGAAGGATTAATTCGTGACGCAATTAAAAGCAGAATGAAGTTGGATATTTTTGATTACGAACGTCCTGTTGGAATTCAGATTTTTGGTGGAGACGAAGAAGCGATGGCAATGTCATCAAAAATTGTTACTACCGTAAATCCTGATTTAATCGATATCAACTTTGGTTGTCCTGTAAAAAAAGTAGTTTGTAAAGGTGCAGGTGCAGGAGTTCTAAAAGACGTTGATTTAATGGTACGTTTAACCAAAGCAGTCATTGATAGTACTAATTTACCTGTTACTGTAAAAACCCGCTTAGGTTGGGATGATAACTCAATAAACATCGATGAAGTAGCAGAACGTCTACAGGATATTGGCGTACAAGCGTTAACGATTCATGCAAGAACCCGTGCTCAAATGTACAAAGGCCATTCAGACTGGTCACATATTGCCCGTGTAAAAAACAACCCAAGAATTACGATGCCTATCTTCGGAAATGGCGATATCGATAGTCCAGAAAAAGCATTGAAATTTAAAAATGAATACGGTATCGACGGTATTATGATTGGTCGTGCTGCAATTGGATATCCTTGGATTTTTAACGAAATAAAGCACTTTTTCGAAACGGGTGAGCATTTACCCGCACCAACTGTTGGTGATCGCGTAGAAGCCGCAAGAAACCATCTTACGTGGTCGATGGAATGGAAAGGAGAACGCTTAGGAATTGTAGAAATGCGTCGTCATTATACCAATTACTTTAAAGGAATACACTCTTTTAAAGAATACAAACAAAAACTAGTTACAATTGATGATCCTCAAGAACTGTTTAATGTAATGAACGAAATCCAGGATGTATATTCTGGATATGAATTTGTTTAA
- a CDS encoding AMP-binding protein: MIPEIEKGSLEEIKIFQEKKLTELLTYISQKSPFYKDLFEKKKIDISAIKTLEDLQLLPVTTKEDLQNNNDDFLCVPVSKIIDFATTSGTLGDPVTFGLTDADLDRLAYNEAISFDCAGIKEGDIVQLMTTIDRKFMAGLAYFLGLRKLKVGVIRVGAGIPELQWDSILKYNPSYLITVPSFLLKLIEYAENHNIDYNNSSIKGAICIGESLRNQDFSMNILSKKITDKWNIKLFSTYASTEMSTAFTECEHGNGGHHHPELIIVEVLDENNNRVKNGEVGELTFTTLGIEAMPLLRFKTGDIVQLHDTPCACGRNTLRVGPVIGRKKQMIKYKGTTLYPPAMNDVLSDFDAIENHIIEISTNDLGTDEILIKIAVKNQSDELLHAIKDHFRAKLRVTPKIEYTSREILNSLVFNPLSRKPIRFFDNRDS, from the coding sequence ATGATCCCAGAAATAGAAAAAGGTTCTTTAGAAGAAATTAAAATTTTTCAAGAGAAAAAATTAACTGAACTTTTGACTTACATCAGTCAGAAATCTCCTTTTTATAAAGACCTTTTCGAAAAGAAAAAAATTGATATTTCTGCTATTAAAACTCTAGAAGATCTTCAGCTTTTACCAGTTACCACTAAAGAAGACCTTCAAAACAATAATGATGATTTTCTGTGTGTTCCAGTTTCTAAAATCATCGATTTCGCAACTACTTCAGGGACTTTAGGTGATCCTGTAACGTTTGGTTTAACCGATGCCGATTTAGACAGATTGGCTTATAATGAGGCTATTTCTTTTGATTGTGCAGGAATTAAAGAAGGCGATATTGTACAGCTCATGACCACAATTGACCGTAAATTCATGGCCGGATTAGCTTACTTTTTGGGATTGCGAAAATTAAAAGTGGGTGTAATTCGTGTTGGGGCAGGAATCCCCGAATTACAATGGGACTCCATCTTAAAATACAATCCGTCTTATTTAATAACCGTTCCTTCATTTTTGTTAAAACTAATCGAATATGCCGAAAATCATAATATCGATTATAATAATTCGAGCATAAAAGGTGCAATCTGTATTGGTGAATCATTAAGAAATCAGGATTTTTCGATGAATATTTTATCTAAAAAAATCACTGACAAATGGAACATCAAATTGTTCTCGACTTATGCTTCAACCGAAATGAGCACTGCTTTTACCGAATGTGAGCATGGAAATGGAGGACATCATCATCCCGAATTAATTATTGTAGAAGTTCTAGATGAAAACAACAATCGAGTAAAGAATGGCGAAGTTGGTGAACTTACCTTTACCACTTTAGGAATCGAAGCCATGCCTTTATTACGTTTTAAAACTGGGGATATCGTTCAATTACACGACACTCCTTGCGCTTGTGGAAGAAACACGTTGCGTGTAGGTCCAGTTATCGGGCGCAAAAAGCAAATGATAAAATACAAAGGAACAACCCTTTATCCACCTGCAATGAATGATGTTTTAAGTGATTTTGATGCTATCGAAAATCACATCATTGAGATATCCACCAATGATTTAGGTACTGACGAAATCCTAATTAAGATTGCTGTAAAAAATCAATCGGATGAATTATTACATGCAATCAAAGATCACTTTAGAGCCAAATTAAGAGTAACTCCAAAAATAGAATATACTTCTAGAGAAATATTAAATTCATTGGTTTTTAATCCATTGAGTCGTAAACCAATTCGTTTTTTTGACAACAGAGATTCTTAA
- a CDS encoding C45 family peptidase has translation MKKRILVVLLIGFLLVCLSCGTSKSMHHQPKISDYDTILPIVKKQSDSVFSSGNNFFLKNKQGLWELYVEGDAYQIGLNSGALTDSLLKKQERIFFSKIKDIVPSKFKQNILRNFLKWYNRKLYLNVPEEYQTEIYGVSQYTSHDYDAIASQYLRNLYLHAAHDIGHALQDLALVGCSSFAAWGEKSEDGNLILGRNFDFYVNDAFAKDKIVAFIKPKTGHPFMMVTWPGMIGAVSGMNQEGLTVTINAGKSKIPLIAKTPISILTRQILQYATNIDQAIAIAKKTTVFVSESIMVGSANDNKAVLIEVSPNKFGVYEVPNNNQLICSNHFQSEALKDDNRNKKQILNSHSKYRYDRMLELFEETPKINPEKASEILRNKEGLENIKLGYGNEKSLNQLMAHHGIIFKPEEKLVWISANPYQLGEFVCYDLNKIFKNREQTDTIVSLSESKLNISKDPFLSTTEFKNYQKFRIEDHEIDVYLKNKSTISTEFIQEYQSLNPDYWIVYYKVGLYFYQKKEYALAQKHFQKALTKEITTLPEKQKVEKYIKKIKSKLR, from the coding sequence ATGAAAAAACGAATTCTGGTTGTCTTACTAATCGGTTTTTTGTTGGTGTGCCTATCATGTGGTACTTCAAAATCAATGCATCATCAGCCCAAAATTTCAGATTATGATACTATTTTACCTATTGTAAAAAAACAATCCGATTCAGTATTTTCATCAGGAAACAATTTCTTCTTAAAAAACAAACAAGGTCTTTGGGAGCTCTATGTAGAAGGAGATGCTTATCAAATTGGCCTTAATTCAGGAGCATTAACCGACTCTCTCTTAAAAAAACAGGAACGTATATTTTTCTCTAAAATTAAAGATATAGTCCCATCAAAGTTTAAACAAAATATACTTCGAAACTTTTTAAAATGGTACAACAGGAAGTTATATCTCAATGTTCCCGAAGAATATCAAACCGAAATTTATGGTGTTTCTCAATATACATCTCATGATTACGATGCAATCGCATCACAATATTTACGCAATTTGTATTTACATGCAGCACATGATATCGGACATGCACTACAAGATTTGGCATTGGTAGGCTGTTCTTCATTTGCAGCATGGGGAGAAAAATCAGAAGATGGCAATTTAATCCTTGGGCGCAATTTTGATTTTTATGTAAATGATGCTTTCGCGAAAGACAAAATAGTAGCTTTTATAAAACCAAAAACGGGCCATCCATTTATGATGGTAACCTGGCCAGGAATGATTGGAGCTGTTTCAGGAATGAATCAGGAAGGATTAACAGTAACCATAAACGCTGGAAAATCTAAAATTCCGCTGATTGCAAAAACTCCAATTTCTATTCTCACTCGCCAAATTCTGCAATATGCAACCAATATCGATCAAGCTATTGCTATTGCAAAAAAAACAACCGTTTTTGTTTCAGAATCAATAATGGTGGGAAGCGCCAATGACAATAAAGCCGTTTTAATAGAAGTATCTCCAAACAAATTTGGAGTGTATGAGGTCCCAAATAACAATCAGCTTATTTGTTCAAATCATTTCCAAAGTGAAGCTTTAAAAGATGACAACCGAAATAAAAAACAAATTCTCAACAGTCATTCAAAATATAGATATGATAGAATGCTTGAACTTTTTGAAGAAACTCCAAAAATAAACCCTGAAAAAGCATCTGAAATACTTAGAAATAAAGAAGGTTTAGAGAATATAAAATTGGGCTATGGTAACGAAAAATCTCTAAATCAATTAATGGCTCATCACGGTATAATTTTTAAACCCGAAGAAAAATTAGTTTGGATATCTGCCAATCCTTATCAACTGGGCGAATTCGTTTGTTATGACTTGAATAAAATATTTAAAAATCGTGAACAAACCGATACAATTGTATCTTTGTCTGAAAGTAAATTAAATATTTCTAAAGATCCTTTTTTGTCAACAACCGAATTTAAAAATTATCAAAAATTCAGAATTGAGGACCATGAAATAGATGTTTATCTAAAAAATAAGTCCACAATTTCTACTGAATTTATTCAGGAATATCAATCCTTAAACCCTGATTACTGGATAGTTTATTATAAAGTGGGATTGTATTTTTATCAGAAAAAAGAATATGCTTTGGCACAAAAGCACTTTCAAAAAGCACTAACAAAAGAAATTACAACACTTCCTGAGAAACAGAAAGTCGAAAAATATATTAAAAAAATCAAAAGCAAGTTAAGATGA
- a CDS encoding NAD(P)/FAD-dependent oxidoreductase — protein MKERYDVVIVGSGLGGLVSAIILAKEGYSVCVLEKNNQFGGNLQTFVRDKTIFDTGIHYIGGLSEGQNLHKYFKYLGIIDHLKLKKMDEDGFDIISFENENKEYPHAQGYKNFVNQLLKHFPEEKEAIENYCKKVKETCDLFPLYNLCWEGKYDTDILTLNAKQTIDSITENKQLRAVLAGSNFLYAGIEDKSPFYVHALVVNSYIESSWRCINGGSQITKQLIKQLKKHGGEVHKYKEVIHFNTKNNDVTSVKMKDGSEVSATYFISNIEPKTTLKMVGEENFRKSFYNRIQSLEGVLSAFSLYLVFKPKTFKYINHNYYHFKNSNEVWTAHEYDENTWPKTYMASMNASKEKEEWADGMTFITYMKFDDLLPWANTFNTTAEKNNRGESYDEFKTRKATKFLNEIEIKFPGIKDCIQSMHTSSPLSYRDYIGGHNGNMYGYIKDSNNPMKSFIPSKTKLNNLYLTGQSINMHGVLGVTIGAVITCSEIVGKEYLVTKINQASE, from the coding sequence ATGAAAGAACGTTATGATGTTGTCATCGTTGGGAGCGGTTTAGGTGGTCTCGTTTCGGCTATCATTCTTGCTAAAGAAGGATATAGCGTTTGTGTACTTGAAAAAAATAATCAGTTTGGCGGAAACCTTCAGACTTTTGTAAGAGATAAAACTATTTTTGACACAGGAATCCATTATATAGGAGGATTGAGTGAAGGACAAAACTTGCATAAATATTTCAAATATCTAGGAATTATAGATCATTTGAAATTAAAAAAAATGGATGAAGATGGTTTTGATATCATATCTTTTGAAAATGAAAACAAAGAATATCCACATGCACAGGGATATAAAAACTTCGTTAATCAATTATTAAAACATTTTCCAGAAGAAAAAGAAGCAATAGAAAATTATTGCAAAAAAGTAAAAGAAACCTGCGATTTGTTTCCCTTATACAATTTGTGCTGGGAAGGAAAATATGATACCGATATCTTAACTTTAAATGCCAAACAAACTATTGATTCCATAACTGAGAATAAACAATTAAGAGCTGTACTTGCAGGTTCTAATTTTTTATATGCTGGTATAGAAGACAAATCTCCTTTTTATGTACATGCCTTAGTTGTAAACTCCTATATAGAAAGCTCTTGGCGATGTATAAATGGAGGAAGCCAAATTACAAAACAACTCATCAAACAATTAAAAAAACACGGTGGAGAAGTTCATAAATACAAAGAAGTAATTCATTTTAACACCAAAAATAATGATGTAACCTCAGTTAAAATGAAAGATGGAAGCGAAGTTTCAGCAACTTATTTCATTTCTAACATTGAACCCAAAACCACTTTAAAAATGGTTGGTGAGGAAAATTTTAGAAAATCATTTTACAATCGCATTCAAAGTCTCGAAGGAGTACTATCAGCGTTTAGCCTCTACTTGGTTTTTAAACCCAAAACATTCAAATACATCAATCATAACTACTACCATTTTAAAAACAGTAATGAAGTTTGGACTGCACATGAATATGATGAAAATACATGGCCAAAAACATATATGGCCTCAATGAATGCATCCAAGGAAAAAGAAGAATGGGCTGATGGAATGACTTTTATTACCTACATGAAATTCGATGATTTATTACCATGGGCGAATACATTTAATACCACTGCAGAAAAAAATAATCGTGGTGAAAGTTATGATGAATTTAAAACTCGTAAAGCGACTAAATTTTTAAACGAGATAGAGATAAAATTCCCTGGAATAAAAGATTGTATTCAATCAATGCATACATCGAGTCCACTCTCTTATCGTGATTATATTGGTGGTCATAATGGCAATATGTATGGTTATATAAAAGACTCCAATAATCCGATGAAGTCATTTATTCCTTCCAAAACTAAACTTAATAACCTATATTTAACGGGACAAAGTATTAATATGCATGGTGTGTTAGGAGTTACTATAGGCGCTGTTATTACATGCTCAGAAATAGTTGGAAAAGAATATCTAGTAACTAAAATCAATCAGGCCTCTGAATAA
- a CDS encoding lysophospholipid acyltransferase family protein produces the protein MEDVLQKNSQLFDALAKDKQQNKILNYSSVGGIMLSQKEQKQKIDKWNSFWDANKKQLLKSKLISEGAKLGFKPTTYTAFFDHLDANFKPISYQDYLKISALQLQEFISEKNGFFTISTLVKVAPEQRDPFVKSTSVKDGLLAIDRQQMNETFFSTLNSDFNSLVNYSFVAVILILFFFFRRVELVIISCIPIALTGIVTAGIMGLFNIELNIFSMIVCTLIFGHGVDFSIFMTSALQKEYTTGKNEIAIYRTSIILAVITTILGIGALIFAKHPALQSISSISLIGVFAALIITFIFYPILFKLFLSNRPKNGKAPFELRSFINGILSFLYYGLGGALMSGFCLTIMKILPLKEETKMNGFRYLISKFMKSVLYTNPFVRKKVINIHNEDFKKPAVIIANHSSFLDILAVGMLSPKIIYLVSDWVYNSPVFGATVKKAGFYPVSEGLEGGLEHLRKKIDEGYSLMVFPEGTRSESNQIKRFHKGAFYLAEHFNLDIVPIVIHGTSEVLPKGDFIIYDGSITVSILDRITSENLSFGKNYTERTKQISTYFRSEFKKIREQLEGSDYFKKMILTSFDYKELEIINNVKKNLNTNLEAYYSLNKYINSKAKILHLNNDYGQLDLLLTLQEPQRKVDSYTTDEEKHAVAKTNYIVKKRAIHHLENLNPALLKQYDVVLISNENYSSIIEEIVTVSSCIILINSSSLKDSLLNFGYTCTNKEDKILVLNKE, from the coding sequence ATGGAAGACGTTTTGCAAAAAAACAGTCAGCTTTTTGATGCTCTCGCAAAAGACAAACAACAAAATAAAATATTAAATTATAGTTCTGTAGGAGGAATTATGCTTTCGCAAAAGGAGCAAAAACAAAAAATAGACAAATGGAATTCGTTTTGGGATGCCAATAAAAAACAGCTTTTAAAATCTAAATTAATAAGCGAAGGTGCCAAACTTGGATTTAAACCCACTACATACACCGCATTTTTTGACCATCTTGATGCTAACTTTAAACCTATCTCCTATCAGGATTATTTAAAGATAAGTGCATTGCAATTACAGGAGTTTATTAGTGAGAAAAATGGATTTTTCACTATTTCGACATTAGTAAAAGTCGCACCCGAACAACGTGATCCTTTTGTAAAATCAACTTCTGTCAAAGATGGTTTATTGGCTATTGACCGCCAACAGATGAATGAAACTTTTTTTAGTACGCTTAACAGCGACTTCAATTCTCTTGTAAATTATTCTTTTGTTGCTGTAATTCTTATTCTGTTTTTCTTTTTCAGAAGAGTCGAATTGGTTATCATAAGTTGCATCCCAATTGCATTAACTGGAATTGTAACTGCTGGTATTATGGGGCTTTTTAATATCGAACTGAACATTTTCAGTATGATTGTATGCACCTTAATTTTTGGGCATGGTGTCGATTTTAGTATTTTCATGACTAGTGCATTACAGAAAGAATATACAACTGGAAAAAATGAAATTGCAATTTATAGAACATCAATTATCCTAGCTGTAATAACAACTATTCTAGGAATTGGCGCATTGATATTTGCCAAACATCCAGCCTTACAATCTATTTCGTCAATCTCATTAATTGGAGTATTTGCGGCACTAATCATTACGTTCATCTTTTACCCCATTTTGTTTAAACTATTTTTGTCTAATCGCCCTAAAAATGGAAAAGCACCATTTGAGCTTCGTTCTTTCATAAATGGAATATTATCATTTTTATATTACGGTCTTGGCGGCGCTTTAATGTCTGGTTTTTGCTTGACAATCATGAAAATTCTTCCTTTAAAAGAAGAAACAAAAATGAACGGTTTTAGATATCTGATTTCAAAATTCATGAAATCAGTCTTATATACCAATCCTTTTGTACGTAAAAAAGTAATTAATATTCATAACGAGGACTTCAAAAAACCTGCTGTAATCATTGCCAACCACTCTTCTTTTTTGGATATTCTGGCAGTTGGAATGTTAAGTCCAAAAATCATCTATCTGGTAAGCGACTGGGTTTATAACTCTCCTGTTTTTGGAGCAACTGTAAAAAAAGCTGGATTTTATCCAGTATCAGAAGGACTAGAAGGAGGTCTCGAACATTTGCGCAAAAAAATAGATGAAGGATATTCATTAATGGTATTTCCAGAAGGAACAAGATCTGAAAGCAATCAAATAAAAAGATTTCATAAAGGAGCATTTTATCTTGCCGAGCATTTTAATCTGGACATTGTTCCGATTGTAATTCATGGTACTTCCGAAGTCTTACCAAAAGGGGATTTCATTATATACGACGGCTCAATAACCGTTTCTATTCTTGACCGAATTACCTCTGAAAATCTTTCTTTTGGAAAGAATTATACCGAAAGAACGAAACAGATAAGCACCTACTTTAGATCCGAATTCAAAAAAATACGCGAACAACTTGAGGGTTCAGATTATTTCAAAAAAATGATTCTTACTAGTTTTGATTACAAAGAATTAGAAATAATAAATAATGTAAAAAAGAATCTAAATACCAATTTAGAAGCCTATTATTCGTTAAACAAATACATCAATTCAAAAGCCAAGATTTTACATTTAAACAATGATTATGGTCAACTTGATTTACTATTAACATTGCAAGAACCTCAACGAAAAGTTGATTCCTATACAACCGATGAAGAAAAACATGCAGTTGCAAAAACAAATTATATCGTTAAGAAAAGGGCCATCCACCATCTGGAAAATCTGAATCCTGCGTTACTAAAGCAATATGATGTAGTTCTAATTTCTAATGAAAATTATAGTTCTATAATCGAAGAAATAGTTACTGTATCTTCTTGCATAATTTTAATAAACAGCTCGAGTTTAAAAGACTCATTGCTTAATTTTGGTTATACTTGTACAAATAAAGAAGACAAAATTTTAGTCTTAAATAAAGAATAG
- a CDS encoding MMPL family transporter: MHHYFYAIHLFVNRRKSLSVFLAIAVLFIFGFFASKIKFEEDITKLIPTNDKTDVTAKVLKQLNFADKITVIFQLEKEGTDEDLKEMAAVFTDSIAKTCKPYITAVQGKIDEENIQQTIDFVHNNVPLFLDDNDYITIQSKLQKDSIEATVQGNYKSILSPSGFITKDFILQDPLGISFIALKKLQQLNVGDDFTLDNGFVMTKDKKKLLLFITSNLPSSETEKNSIFAAKLNTIKDNLNKQFKAKASISYFGSALIAVANANQIKSDIVLTTTIAMITLMLILILFYRKVFIPLIIFLPTVFGALFAVAFLYFVKERISAISLGIGSILLGITIDYSIHILTHYKHNSDVKTLYKDITMPVIMSSSTTAVAFLCLLFVKSDALNDLGIFAAVIVMASAFFSLLIVPHLYKPKENNSVHKKM, encoded by the coding sequence ATGCATCATTATTTCTACGCCATACATTTATTTGTAAATCGAAGAAAATCACTCTCGGTTTTTTTGGCAATCGCAGTGCTTTTTATATTTGGATTTTTTGCTTCTAAAATTAAATTTGAAGAAGATATTACCAAGCTTATTCCAACAAATGATAAGACTGATGTTACTGCCAAAGTACTAAAACAACTTAATTTTGCGGATAAGATTACTGTAATTTTTCAACTTGAAAAAGAGGGAACTGATGAAGACTTAAAAGAAATGGCTGCTGTTTTTACAGACAGTATTGCCAAAACTTGCAAACCTTATATAACAGCTGTACAAGGAAAAATAGATGAAGAAAACATCCAACAAACTATTGATTTTGTTCATAATAACGTCCCCCTTTTTTTAGATGATAACGATTATATAACTATTCAATCTAAACTACAAAAAGATAGTATTGAAGCAACTGTACAAGGAAACTACAAATCAATACTTTCTCCTTCAGGGTTTATCACCAAAGATTTTATATTACAAGATCCTTTAGGAATTTCATTTATAGCCCTAAAAAAATTACAACAATTAAATGTAGGTGATGATTTTACCTTAGATAATGGTTTTGTAATGACCAAAGACAAAAAGAAATTACTCCTGTTTATTACTTCTAATCTGCCTTCAAGCGAAACAGAAAAAAATTCCATTTTTGCTGCAAAACTCAATACTATAAAAGACAATTTAAATAAACAATTCAAAGCAAAAGCTTCAATTAGTTATTTTGGTTCGGCCCTTATCGCAGTTGCAAATGCCAACCAAATTAAAAGTGACATTGTACTTACTACAACTATTGCAATGATTACGCTAATGCTGATTTTGATTCTATTTTATCGAAAAGTATTTATCCCTTTAATTATTTTCCTTCCAACGGTATTTGGGGCGCTATTTGCGGTTGCATTTTTATATTTTGTAAAAGAACGAATTTCGGCTATATCATTAGGGATAGGCTCAATACTTTTGGGAATTACAATAGATTATTCCATTCATATCCTTACACATTACAAACATAACAGCGATGTAAAAACCTTGTACAAAGACATTACAATGCCTGTAATCATGAGCAGTTCAACAACTGCCGTTGCATTTTTATGTTTGCTTTTTGTAAAATCAGATGCATTAAACGACTTAGGGATTTTTGCTGCAGTAATCGTAATGGCTTCTGCATTTTTCTCCCTGCTCATTGTTCCACATTTATACAAACCAAAAGAAAATAATTCTGTTCATAAAAAAATGTAA
- a CDS encoding 3-hydroxyacyl-ACP dehydratase — protein MVLKDFYKILSLENASGSIYDAVILINDKHDVFKGHFPDNPIMPGVCMIQIIKELSETITQTNLTIQTLSNAKFMAIINPEVTPELRLELDITTTEDGLVKVKNTTYFNETIAVKLSNVYRKI, from the coding sequence ATGGTTTTAAAAGACTTTTATAAAATACTGTCATTAGAAAACGCAAGTGGCTCTATATATGATGCTGTCATTTTAATAAATGACAAACATGATGTCTTCAAAGGGCATTTTCCAGACAATCCTATAATGCCAGGAGTATGTATGATCCAAATTATAAAAGAACTTTCAGAAACAATCACGCAAACTAATTTAACGATACAAACGCTTAGTAATGCAAAGTTTATGGCGATAATTAATCCAGAAGTTACTCCCGAATTGCGTTTAGAATTAGACATTACCACAACCGAGGATGGTTTAGTAAAAGTAAAAAACACGACTTATTTTAACGAAACAATTGCTGTAAAACTAAGTAATGTTTATAGAAAAATATAA